Proteins found in one Mucilaginibacter gracilis genomic segment:
- a CDS encoding S10 family peptidase, with protein MKSKIYLPLFALICVLLFGSWSRITDTYCHTIHRALIDGEQVEYNATAGSIRIDDSEDRTAADIFYVAYQKNDLLSSQRPITFVFNGGPGSASVWLHMGSFAPVRVKFKNRKGDAPSSGFQYENNPYSWLGFTDLVFIDPVATGYSRAAEGSDPTQFYGYDQDIHAIAEFITRYLDQNQRGNSPLFIAGESYGAARAVGLTDYLQTRLQVKVSGITLISPALNYELLNFNPGNDRPYIAYLPTYTLTAQYHHMLNPVLEKSSPGALYDKAAYFAKHAFTHYLNQHATAMPALLVDSLHYYTGLSRKLIIQTKGRITDNLFISNVLSKNKLVTGCFDSRFTGKALKDHYVDPSETNIRRLFLSTFNKYIHDDLSYKTDKQYQATINPPWNYGSGMVNGFLNVSRILEKVIVNDPSLRVNIICGYYDLSTPMAATKEVIVRLGLNPALRRNIAVNEYQSGHMVYIGDGDAKFKTDAARFYKNALTVNSPPVFASAN; from the coding sequence ATGAAATCTAAAATATATTTGCCGCTCTTTGCATTGATCTGCGTATTGCTATTTGGTTCGTGGAGCAGGATTACCGATACCTATTGCCATACGATACATCGTGCCCTTATTGACGGAGAGCAAGTCGAATACAATGCCACAGCCGGTTCTATTCGCATTGATGATTCGGAGGACCGAACTGCTGCAGATATCTTTTACGTTGCTTACCAAAAAAACGACTTACTATCATCTCAGAGGCCAATAACTTTTGTTTTTAACGGAGGACCGGGGTCAGCATCGGTATGGCTCCACATGGGATCATTCGCCCCGGTTCGGGTCAAATTCAAAAACAGAAAGGGCGACGCGCCATCATCAGGTTTCCAGTACGAGAATAACCCGTATTCCTGGTTGGGCTTTACCGACCTGGTTTTTATAGATCCGGTTGCTACAGGTTACAGCAGGGCAGCTGAGGGATCGGACCCCACACAATTTTACGGATACGATCAGGATATTCATGCTATCGCTGAATTTATCACACGTTACCTGGATCAAAATCAACGCGGGAACAGCCCGCTATTTATCGCTGGTGAGAGTTACGGTGCCGCGAGGGCCGTAGGACTGACGGATTACCTGCAAACACGCTTACAGGTTAAGGTAAGCGGTATCACCCTGATATCGCCCGCGTTAAACTACGAATTGCTTAACTTCAATCCCGGCAACGATCGCCCTTACATCGCTTATTTACCAACTTATACACTTACGGCGCAGTATCACCACATGCTTAATCCTGTGTTGGAAAAATCGAGCCCGGGAGCTTTGTACGACAAGGCTGCGTATTTCGCTAAACACGCCTTCACGCATTACCTCAATCAACATGCGACAGCAATGCCGGCCCTCCTCGTGGACTCACTCCATTATTATACTGGCTTATCAAGAAAATTGATCATTCAAACCAAAGGTAGAATTACCGATAACCTCTTCATAAGTAATGTATTAAGTAAAAATAAATTAGTTACAGGATGTTTTGACAGCCGGTTTACAGGCAAAGCACTAAAAGATCATTACGTAGATCCCAGCGAAACCAATATCAGAAGGCTGTTTCTAAGTACTTTCAATAAGTATATCCATGACGACCTGAGCTATAAAACGGACAAACAATATCAGGCAACGATCAACCCACCGTGGAACTATGGCAGCGGTATGGTAAATGGATTTCTTAACGTTTCCCGCATACTGGAAAAGGTAATTGTTAATGACCCATCCCTGCGCGTCAATATTATTTGCGGTTATTACGATCTGTCGACACCGATGGCAGCAACAAAGGAAGTGATCGTTCGGCTAGGTTTGAACCCGGCTTTGCGGCGCAATATTGCTGTGAACGAATACCAGTCCGGACATATGGTTTACATCGGCGATGGTGATGCCAAATTTAAAACAGACGCGGCA